The Pseudanabaena sp. FACHB-2040 genome includes a window with the following:
- a CDS encoding YihY/virulence factor BrkB family protein — MVKFSQNRVMRSAWVKLLGHTILKWQRDDCLEMGAALAYYSLFSLFPIILVILSVVGFVIGPNTMAYNQIVRFAQEALPSDAFRVVQDALLQLHTGSTSASIIGFGILLFTASGFFGALSRAFDKIWHVKPRAEDGGGVTAIALNFLWKRIFAFLMVIGSAGLILVSLLSNIAIDALMRILGEFSERVDLVTINQVNLLPWFQAGISFLSLALVVMVLFNVLPSTRVAWGDVWLGGLLTALLWVLLQQLISNSVISLGSRFRSYGVVGGVMVLMLWIYLTSQIFFLGGEFTYVYAHMFGSRKQGKLGPRKPLETAPKNLQKNPKAKPEA; from the coding sequence GTGGTTAAGTTCAGTCAAAATCGAGTGATGCGATCTGCCTGGGTCAAGCTCCTAGGCCACACGATTCTGAAATGGCAGCGGGATGACTGTCTAGAAATGGGGGCGGCTTTGGCCTACTACTCACTGTTTTCCCTGTTTCCAATTATTTTGGTGATTTTGAGCGTAGTGGGGTTTGTGATTGGCCCCAATACAATGGCGTATAACCAGATCGTGCGGTTTGCTCAGGAGGCGCTGCCATCCGATGCCTTTCGAGTCGTGCAGGACGCGCTGCTGCAGCTGCACACGGGTAGCACCAGCGCTAGCATCATTGGTTTTGGCATTTTGCTATTTACCGCTAGCGGCTTTTTTGGGGCGCTGAGCCGTGCCTTTGACAAGATCTGGCACGTCAAACCCCGGGCTGAGGACGGCGGCGGGGTCACTGCGATCGCGCTTAATTTTCTCTGGAAGCGGATTTTTGCCTTCCTAATGGTGATTGGCTCCGCTGGGCTGATTTTGGTTTCCCTGCTGTCCAACATCGCCATTGATGCCTTGATGCGGATTTTGGGGGAGTTTAGTGAACGGGTCGATCTGGTCACCATCAATCAGGTGAATCTGTTGCCTTGGTTTCAGGCGGGCATTTCCTTCCTGTCGCTGGCCCTAGTGGTTATGGTGCTGTTCAACGTGCTGCCTTCTACCCGCGTAGCCTGGGGAGATGTCTGGCTGGGAGGTCTGCTAACGGCCCTGCTATGGGTCTTGCTGCAGCAGCTCATCAGTAACAGCGTGATTAGCCTTGGCAGTCGCTTTCGCTCCTATGGCGTGGTCGGTGGGGTCATGGTGCTGATGCTGTGGATCTACCTTACCAGCCAGATTTTTTTCCTGGGCGGGGAGTTTACCTACGTCTATGCCCACATGTTTGGCAGCCGCAAACAGGGCAAGCTAGGGCCGCGTAAACCCCTAGAGACTGCCCCAAAAAACCTTCAGAAAAACCCGAAGGCAAAACCTGAGGCTTAG